Genomic window (Sulfurovum sp. NBC37-1):
TGAAGTATTCAACAAAGCAATGGATAACATCAAGCCTGTTATGGAAGTAAAATCAAGAAGAGTAGGTGGTGCAACGTACCAGGTGCCTATTGAAGTCAGACCTGCAAGACAGCAATCTCTCGGAATCAGATGGATCGTTGAAGCAGCGAGAAAAAGAAACGAAAGAACTATGATGGAGCGTCTGTCCAATGAATTGATGGATGCTGCAACTGAAAAAGGTTCTGCTTTCAAGAAGAAAGAAGATACATACAAAATGGCAGAAGCGAATAAAGCATTTGCTCACTACAGATGGTAAGGAACT
Coding sequences:
- the rpsG gene encoding 30S ribosomal protein S7; its protein translation is MRRRKAPVRPVLPDPVYGSKVLTKFINAVMLDGKKSTAQKVMYSALERIESKTGEKGIEVFNKAMDNIKPVMEVKSRRVGGATYQVPIEVRPARQQSLGIRWIVEAARKRNERTMMERLSNELMDAATEKGSAFKKKEDTYKMAEANKAFAHYRW